GAAAAGCTTTTCATTGGCTCCACCACCGACAGGGTCATCCGGCAGGCCCAGTGCCCGGTTCTGTCGGTCCGCCCCAAATCCGAACCCGAACAGCCCTAGCAGCCGTCTCGGCGGCCCGGGGCGTCCCCGCTCCGGGCCGGGCGTCTTTCCCGACGGCCCGCCTAGCCCCCCACGATGCGCTCGAGCAGTTCCCCGAGCGCCGCCAGGTGGCCTTTCTCCTCCTCCGCGGTCTTGAAAAGCACCTTTTGCGCCTTTTCGTCAGTCACCTTATCGGTGAAGCGCAGATAGAGGTCCAGGGCCTGGGCCTCGACCATCATGGCCAGCTGCAGACACTCCCCCGGGGACGCGAAGGCGCGTTCATTCTCTTTCAGGAAGTCATCCAGGTGGAATCCCCCCTCCACCCTATGGTAATCGGCATTCGCGCGCAGCCCCTCTTCGCCGCCGTTTTCAGGGAGGATCTCGTCATAAAGCTCGACAAGGGCCTGTTTGTGCTTCTCCTCGAACGCTGCGAGGCGTTTGAGAAGCCCTGCCGCCTCCGGATCCCGGGTCCGCTCGACTGCCCGCCCATAGAACCGGGCGAGCCCCT
This genomic stretch from Desulfatiglans anilini DSM 4660 harbors:
- a CDS encoding ferritin-like domain-containing protein produces the protein MLKGKGFEQVYDMKGGIRAWKGAKAWGPVELNMDMISGEESAAGMIGIAYGMEEGLARFYGRAVERTRDPEAAGLLKRLAAFEEKHKQALVELYDEILPENGGEEGLRANADYHRVEGGFHLDDFLKENERAFASPGECLQLAMMVEAQALDLYLRFTDKVTDEKAQKVLFKTAEEEKGHLAALGELLERIVGG